In one Lolium rigidum isolate FL_2022 chromosome 3, APGP_CSIRO_Lrig_0.1, whole genome shotgun sequence genomic region, the following are encoded:
- the LOC124703988 gene encoding uncharacterized protein LOC124703988: MVVSVAGHVIGRLPRDCSVRINQPRWIILATNYGKLSIILGYVSRLSLVFSQIKSPEVHVFIFPAPLISYVARYNMVKEHYQLQKKGRMLIRENDKRKNSMEEFVMDMMQVEPWPDGLSSNGGIVPYKICLLGFANGIPVSSLSQSSATDVGGCAVAGLSCRDQA; the protein is encoded by the exons ATGGTTGTTTCAGTTGCGGGGCATGTGATTGGTAGGCTACCTAGGGATTGTTCTGTGAGAATCAATCAGCCTCGATGGATAATTCTCGCAACAAACTATGGCAAG CTGAGCATTATTCTGGGATATGTCTCACGGTTGTCCTTGGTCTTTTCACAGATTAAGAGCCCAGAG gttcatgtgtttatttttccaGCTCCACTGATTTCATATGTAGCACG CTATAACATGGTGAAGGAACACTATCAGTTACAGAAGAAAGGAAGAATGCTG ATTCGAGAAAATGATAAGAGGAAGAATTCAATGgaagagtttgtgatggacatg ATGCAAGTGGAGCCGTGGCCAGATGGTTTATCCAGCAATGGAGGGATTGTACCCTACAAAATTTGTCTCTTGGGGTTCGCCAACGGGATCCCTGTGTCCAG CCTGAGCCAGAGTTCAGCCACCGATGTCGGAGGTTGTGCAGTAGCTGGCCTGTCGTGTAGAGATCAGGCGTGA